The proteins below come from a single Thermopolyspora flexuosa genomic window:
- a CDS encoding GntR family transcriptional regulator, which produces MTAEDSPRVPKYYDVKRSLLELTKSLPPGSALPPERTLAVRFNTSRTTVRQALAELVIEGRLVRIQGKGTFVAQPKVAQVLQLTSYTGDLRTVGLEPDTKILDISYISADETLARRLAINPGGRVLRIHRLRLANGEPMSIDTTHLSARRFPRLRRELEAHSSLYETLHTAYGVRLTDAEESIETVLASPYDAQILGVDVGLPMLLLTRHAFDADGNPVEWAQSLYRGDRYKFVTRLRRPLS; this is translated from the coding sequence ATGACCGCCGAGGATTCCCCCCGGGTCCCGAAATACTACGACGTGAAGCGGAGTCTGCTGGAGCTCACCAAGTCGCTGCCGCCCGGCAGCGCGCTGCCCCCGGAGCGCACGCTCGCCGTACGGTTCAACACCTCGCGCACCACGGTGCGCCAGGCGCTCGCCGAGCTGGTGATCGAGGGACGGCTCGTGCGCATCCAGGGCAAGGGCACGTTCGTGGCCCAGCCCAAGGTGGCGCAGGTGCTCCAGCTCACCTCCTACACGGGCGACCTGCGCACCGTCGGCCTGGAGCCGGACACCAAGATCCTCGACATCAGCTACATCTCCGCCGACGAGACGCTCGCCCGGCGGCTCGCCATCAACCCCGGCGGGCGGGTGCTGCGCATCCACCGGCTCCGGCTCGCCAACGGCGAACCGATGTCGATCGACACCACGCACCTGTCCGCCCGCCGGTTCCCCCGGCTCCGGCGCGAGCTGGAGGCCCACTCCTCGCTGTACGAGACGCTGCACACGGCCTACGGCGTGCGGCTCACCGACGCCGAGGAGAGCATCGAGACCGTGCTCGCCTCGCCGTACGACGCGCAGATCCTCGGCGTCGACGTGGGACTGCCGATGCTGCTGCTCACCCGGCACGCGTTCGACGCCGACGGCAACCCGGTGGAGTGGGCCCAGTCGCTGTACCGGGGCGACCGCTACAAGTTCGTCACCCGGCTGCGGCGGCCGCTGTCCTGA